In one Streptomyces sp. NBC_01288 genomic region, the following are encoded:
- a CDS encoding LamG-like jellyroll fold domain-containing protein has product MSVFRRRRGVGQSLITVIAAAVLASVVPSTGVGAPAHAEERSTGTGGTKTAVTLSAAEDAAESGGTNVEVTSLRTESGEVYATPDGRLEAVQHLRPVRTWTDGQWKAIDNTLASRSDGTVTPNASAVGIVFSGGGTGPLVSLERTGKELSFSWPTTLPAPTLDADTATYADVLPDVDLKVRATGEGFSQLLVVNSVEAAKNPALAELKLGVGSTGLDLQKSTSGGLEAVDEAAGGVVFQAAQPVMWDSTEATGPQTQLVRGAGQTAVDAADSAAEDGPGDAANIAPIGVEVASAGDELRLTPDQDLLTDPGTTFPVYIDPQTYTPKAGEWTMVSRYWASSPQWRFNGDSDAGVGYCGWDYCAPYDLKRVLFRFPTGKFGGKSVLKATFVAHETWSGSCEARSVQLWRTKNITSSTTWNDQTSGTGFWIDQLDARSVAKGGGSGCPAGDVEFDATAGVKYAAANDSSYTTFGLKAASEDDKYGWKRFSDDAYLRVKYNQTPKQLAMKQLTMSRGGTCHTPDTKVAINSLPTITASDVTDPDKDQVSVQFQVWWDAGSGFAAQWTSARMTPKSSGSDFSTRLTETLSGKAIPKNKTIAWFARAWDYDEDTYYSASPWSAAGSATGCYFVWDTSVPPAPTVASGDYPAADDSDPNDPVYDGVGRNGTFTMSSSDNGVTKYWYGINADPSADNEVSTSGGAAKSITFRPTRAGANFLSVKSFNAAGTGSEIARYMYRVKAGQPTRAQWKLDEASGATQAEGSAGTRTLDLEGGPTLGASGVKGTAVSLDGVDDYLVSDIPAVDTSISFSVAAWVKLDKVPDTAAVIAAQLGNNAPGFELYYSKSRDRWAFDQYTADTASATPVQAEQAAAGGVKAGQWVHLVGTYGAGANQLSLYVNGVLAGTAPYSTPWDARRGLQIGAGSHSGTPGSFFPGTIDEVRVFEKPLSATEVSDLYNKNSIGSGRPARAVFPLDEPATDTDGNPTAQVTGRADVNPAVLKGGAKLGDPGRAGTALSLDGVDDYAATPGPDLNNQTSFSVTAWAKLTKTKPTHGAVIATQAGTVMPGFELYYSASYGWTFNQYSKDSTDGVAIRASQGDAALAPGGEWTYVVGSYDAVTDDLRLYVQGKWVATAKVDAPFYAGGPVLIGASRFSGTASSFFPGQISDVQLYDRALSAPEIAESFENRPAVEGRWKLDAQSGTLSPDDLVREDHTAHPLTLGNGASVYLTDPNVKIGVGELTLNGTTGYAATSTSPIDTSRSFTASAWATTAGRPTKPMTVMSMAGANTNAFAVRYVPDATTPATAGRWQLVTRNADSTTATASTAEHSQFQENDWNHVAVVYDAYAGRIALYVNGQVQGMSCLDDTTCSEEQVSWNYSVLPFAAAKGLQLGRLKTGASTWGDYWSGAIDDVWVLQGAAADTQIQSLNSGVDLGTTTGP; this is encoded by the coding sequence ATGAGCGTGTTCCGAAGACGGCGCGGTGTGGGCCAATCGCTGATCACCGTGATTGCGGCTGCGGTTTTGGCGAGCGTCGTGCCGTCGACGGGCGTCGGCGCCCCGGCCCACGCCGAGGAGCGGTCGACCGGCACGGGCGGAACCAAGACTGCGGTGACGCTCTCCGCTGCTGAGGATGCGGCCGAGTCGGGCGGTACCAACGTCGAGGTCACCTCTCTGCGTACCGAGTCGGGTGAGGTGTACGCGACCCCCGACGGTCGGCTGGAGGCGGTGCAGCACCTTCGGCCGGTGCGTACCTGGACCGATGGACAGTGGAAGGCGATCGACAACACCCTGGCCAGTCGGTCCGACGGCACTGTGACGCCGAACGCCTCCGCGGTCGGGATCGTGTTCTCCGGCGGCGGCACAGGTCCGTTGGTGTCGTTGGAGCGCACGGGCAAGGAACTGTCGTTCTCGTGGCCGACAACGCTTCCTGCGCCGACCTTGGATGCAGACACTGCGACGTACGCGGACGTGCTTCCGGACGTCGATCTGAAGGTGAGGGCGACCGGCGAGGGCTTTTCGCAGTTGCTGGTCGTGAACAGCGTCGAGGCGGCGAAGAACCCGGCGCTCGCCGAACTGAAGCTGGGCGTCGGCTCCACGGGACTGGATCTGCAGAAGAGCACGTCCGGCGGTTTGGAAGCAGTGGACGAGGCGGCGGGCGGCGTCGTCTTCCAGGCGGCGCAGCCCGTCATGTGGGACTCGACGGAGGCGACGGGCCCGCAGACGCAGTTGGTTCGAGGTGCGGGGCAGACGGCCGTGGATGCCGCCGACTCCGCTGCTGAGGATGGGCCGGGGGATGCGGCGAACATCGCGCCGATCGGAGTGGAGGTGGCGTCGGCCGGCGATGAGCTGAGGCTGACGCCGGATCAGGATCTGCTGACGGATCCTGGCACGACGTTCCCGGTCTACATCGATCCGCAGACCTACACCCCGAAGGCGGGGGAGTGGACGATGGTCTCGCGTTACTGGGCGTCCTCGCCGCAGTGGCGGTTCAACGGGGACTCGGATGCAGGTGTGGGCTACTGCGGGTGGGACTACTGCGCTCCGTATGACCTGAAGCGGGTCCTCTTCCGGTTTCCGACCGGCAAGTTTGGCGGCAAGTCGGTTCTGAAAGCGACGTTCGTGGCGCACGAGACGTGGTCCGGCTCCTGCGAGGCGCGGTCGGTGCAGTTGTGGCGGACCAAGAATATCACCTCGTCGACGACGTGGAACGACCAGACCTCGGGGACCGGGTTCTGGATCGATCAGCTGGATGCCCGGTCGGTGGCCAAGGGCGGAGGCTCCGGTTGCCCGGCGGGCGATGTGGAGTTCGATGCGACCGCCGGGGTGAAGTACGCGGCCGCCAACGACTCCTCGTACACGACGTTCGGGCTCAAGGCGGCAAGCGAGGACGACAAGTACGGCTGGAAGCGGTTCTCGGACGACGCATATCTGCGGGTGAAGTACAACCAGACGCCGAAGCAGCTCGCGATGAAGCAGCTGACCATGTCACGCGGCGGTACGTGCCACACGCCGGACACCAAGGTGGCCATCAACTCACTTCCGACCATCACGGCGAGCGATGTGACGGACCCGGACAAGGACCAGGTCAGTGTGCAGTTCCAGGTTTGGTGGGACGCCGGCAGCGGCTTCGCCGCCCAGTGGACCTCGGCGAGAATGACACCGAAGTCATCCGGCTCCGACTTCTCCACCAGGTTGACCGAGACACTCTCCGGGAAGGCGATTCCGAAGAACAAGACGATCGCCTGGTTCGCGCGGGCCTGGGACTACGACGAAGACACCTACTACAGCGCGTCTCCATGGTCGGCCGCGGGCTCGGCCACGGGGTGCTACTTCGTCTGGGACACCTCCGTGCCGCCCGCGCCGACCGTCGCGTCGGGCGACTATCCGGCCGCCGACGACAGCGATCCGAACGATCCGGTGTACGACGGTGTAGGACGGAACGGCACTTTCACGATGTCCTCGTCGGACAACGGCGTGACCAAGTACTGGTACGGGATCAACGCTGATCCATCTGCGGACAACGAGGTGAGCACCTCCGGTGGGGCCGCCAAGTCGATTACCTTCCGGCCGACCAGGGCCGGCGCGAATTTCTTGTCCGTCAAGTCTTTCAACGCGGCGGGCACCGGCAGCGAGATCGCCCGCTACATGTACAGGGTGAAGGCGGGTCAGCCGACGCGCGCGCAGTGGAAGCTGGACGAGGCGTCCGGCGCCACCCAGGCCGAAGGCAGCGCCGGCACGCGCACCCTGGACCTGGAGGGAGGCCCCACTCTGGGGGCCTCGGGCGTGAAGGGCACCGCAGTCTCCCTGGACGGCGTGGACGACTACCTGGTGTCGGACATCCCGGCAGTGGACACGTCGATCAGTTTTTCCGTGGCTGCCTGGGTAAAGCTCGACAAGGTGCCGGACACGGCAGCGGTGATCGCGGCACAGCTGGGCAACAACGCCCCGGGTTTCGAGCTGTACTACTCCAAGTCCCGTGACCGGTGGGCGTTCGACCAGTACACGGCGGACACCGCCTCCGCGACGCCCGTGCAGGCGGAGCAGGCGGCCGCGGGCGGGGTCAAGGCTGGTCAATGGGTGCATCTCGTCGGCACTTACGGCGCGGGCGCCAACCAACTGTCGCTCTATGTCAACGGAGTGTTGGCCGGGACAGCGCCGTATTCCACCCCCTGGGACGCTCGACGGGGTCTGCAGATCGGCGCCGGCTCGCACAGCGGAACACCCGGATCCTTTTTCCCAGGCACGATCGACGAGGTTCGCGTCTTCGAGAAGCCTCTGTCGGCCACGGAGGTCAGCGACCTCTACAACAAGAACTCCATCGGCAGTGGTCGTCCGGCGCGGGCAGTGTTCCCGCTGGATGAGCCGGCCACCGACACCGACGGCAATCCGACGGCGCAGGTGACGGGCCGTGCGGATGTGAATCCGGCGGTTCTCAAGGGCGGGGCGAAGCTCGGCGATCCGGGCCGTGCGGGTACGGCGCTGAGCCTGGACGGCGTGGACGACTACGCCGCCACGCCCGGTCCGGACCTGAACAACCAGACCAGTTTCTCGGTGACGGCCTGGGCGAAACTGACCAAGACCAAGCCCACACACGGTGCGGTGATCGCGACTCAGGCCGGCACCGTGATGCCGGGGTTCGAGCTGTACTACTCGGCTTCCTACGGCTGGACGTTCAACCAGTATTCGAAGGACAGCACGGACGGTGTTGCCATCCGAGCCTCTCAGGGCGACGCAGCACTGGCGCCAGGGGGCGAGTGGACGTACGTCGTGGGTTCCTACGACGCTGTCACCGATGACTTGCGGCTGTATGTTCAGGGCAAATGGGTGGCGACGGCCAAGGTCGACGCGCCGTTCTATGCCGGCGGTCCGGTACTGATCGGGGCCAGCAGATTCAGCGGTACGGCATCCAGTTTCTTTCCCGGCCAGATCTCCGATGTGCAGCTGTACGACAGGGCCCTGTCCGCACCGGAGATCGCTGAGTCGTTCGAGAACCGACCTGCGGTGGAGGGCCGTTGGAAGCTGGACGCCCAGTCCGGAACGCTCTCCCCCGACGACCTGGTCCGCGAAGACCACACGGCACACCCACTGACACTGGGGAACGGGGCCTCCGTCTACCTGACGGACCCCAACGTGAAGATCGGCGTCGGCGAACTGACGTTGAACGGCACCACCGGTTACGCGGCCACCAGCACCTCGCCCATCGACACCAGCAGGAGTTTCACCGCGTCGGCCTGGGCGACGACAGCGGGTCGGCCGACGAAGCCGATGACGGTGATGAGTATGGCCGGGGCGAACACCAACGCGTTCGCGGTGCGGTACGTGCCCGACGCGACCACCCCGGCCACCGCCGGTCGCTGGCAACTCGTCACGCGCAACGCCGATTCCACGACGGCAACCGCCTCCACGGCTGAACACTCCCAGTTCCAGGAGAACGACTGGAACCACGTCGCGGTCGTCTACGACGCCTACGCCGGGCGGATCGCGCTGTATGTGAACGGCCAGGTGCAGGGCATGTCGTGCCTGGACGACACGACGTGCAGCGAGGAACAGGTGTCCTGGAACTACTCGGTCCTGCCGTTCGCGGCGGCCAAGGGGCTGCAACTGGGCCGGCTCAAGACCGGCGCCAGTACCTGGGGCGATTACTGGAGCGGTGCGATCGACGACGTCTGGGTCCTCCAAGGCGCCGCCGCCGACACACAGATCCAAAGCCTCAACAGCGGTGTCGACCTGGGCACCACGACCGGCCCCTGA
- a CDS encoding polymorphic toxin-type HINT domain-containing protein has translation MTARARTCIRRRVALTVSAVLVGTLIQAAVAEPAAATDIKVPASEKPLTGHSVKPLPRVSDHQPRAPKSAPKRAWAKAGSATVTLRSQTGITAVRAGDLPISLAATPPAKGKKATARTSLTGTATVRVLDRKSTERAGVDGVLFSVRPQTGTKGDSVGVSVDYSKFAQAYGGAYAARLKLIRLPACAATHPGTAKCSTAQTIPTHNDVKAKTLTAAAVPLSAADSSGSAATTLLAATTGTSSDQGDYKATELSASSAWQTNLNTGDFSWSYDMPVPEVPGSFTPQVGLSYASGTVDGRTANTNNQASWAGDGFSLWPGFIERSYKSCADDGVKNADGTKPGDLCWAYDNATLSFNGHSGELIATGKNTFRIKGDDGTKVDRVYGADTNDVRSNNARNDEYWRVTTTDGTQYFFGYNRLPGWTSGKSETNSAWTTPVFGNDESDPCHAATFAGSWCQQGWRWNLDYAVDTHGNAIAYYYNKEGNYYARNRTAADETPYDRGGSLDHIDYGLKSASMYGAALAKVDFTSLERCLPETGVTCDASTIDDKKFYWYDTPWDLNCKSGADCYTASPSFWTRKQLSAVTTKVLQSDGTYQAIDSWALNHRWGMSDIDYQLLLESIQHTGKAATPEITLPKVAFAYDQRTNRLKTAGDDTSAFIKERLSGISDESGGQVSVQYSAAACDASSLPKPETNTTRCFPAYYTKEGDADPTLQWFNKYVVDSVTETDRTKASPEMVTRYSYLDGAAWHYDDDDGLTKEKYKTWSTWRGYAHVRVQTGGQDPVGMKSQTDHYFLRGMDGDKAAPAGGTKSVTVSDDNGGTITDHESAAGFEYKTEQYSGPGGRLLGKTVSTPWHHQTAVRLRIWGSATANLTGTASTRTWTSLDDGAGSKWRTTYQTNAFEDTAGRITQTDDFGDESISTDNQCTRTTYVDNTSAWILDGPSRVESVAVKCADTPDRSKDVVVDIRNAYDGQAYGAAPTKGDATRTATLKSHDGTTATYTEAGATYDSYGRQSSATDITGTVTATETTAPVRADRTGGLTTTTAYTPTAGFPTGSTITITPASVTGNTATAQTTTTTYDTVRGLPLTVVDTNIKRTDTTYDALGRKLKVWLPNRSKANSETPNYEFSYTITDGKPFAVGTTTLYGTGRKTSYTLYDGFLRPRQTQAPGPDGGRLISDTFYDERGLTTKAFAPYYNTSAPSTSLLTLDEALAVETQTWNAYDGLGRVTKSQQIAGNGDNGTVLSTTVTAYGGDRVTVTPPKGATPTTTITDARGNTTDLLQYHAATPTGAYDQTHYEYNPAGKLTKLTDPAGNVWKYEYDQRGNQKLAADPDKGTATSEYDDRNQLVSTTDSRGKKITHIYDGFGRETETHDGDASGTLLTMHVWDPSGFKGQLSTATRYVGGASGYAYTTTYSQYDALYRARRTTVTIPDSEGTGLKGSYQTNVGYNIDGTVASVGYPAAGSLTAEAVTPVYDDVLRPKTLSGSGGLTYVTNTVYSYTGKAMQYTYKAAGAAKTDIYNAYEWGTQRLHSSSVYRDGMAGTDKSATYGYDEAGNITSLSDVSRDGTDNQCYTYDYLGRLTDAWAQNTTTCATTPSASVLGGPAPYWQSYTYDLSGNRLTETQHDATGDTAKDVKRGYKYPAAGGKQPHILTQVDTTGPNGVSQDGYTYDSAGNTQTRTLSGDKQTLTWDAEGHLAQVSKPDGSGGTKTTSYVYDADGNRLITHTDTDTTLYLGGTQITLAKNATTPKATRYYDLGDGNQAIRTDDNKLSFLIGDHHGTSELAINATDLTLQQRRSTPFGAARGKAPTNWPGDKGFVGGTQDTSTGLTHLGARDYDPATGRFLSADPVLDAADPQQINGYSYSNNSPVTRSDPTGLESCGPSNPGCSQDNIASINKTGRYKSSNKDTNTKTTTGSKSGVKTAKDGQPLIQGIRLPTKKELVARYAILDPRHTTYSQYLARFATDLCYIRDDKNGGFCDTAERAGLLPGPQNDPWGVKATIHCITGRGDCAEAAVEDVITVATLAWGSVSRGLLARGASRTVVAEAEESATVAMLREACSFTPATPVLLKNGKTKPIGKVKPGDQVAAADPQTGKRKGARTVTARIVHRDNDLVDVTIRSADGRSATLHATSNHPFWDDTTHTWVLAGSLRPGHTLNTATNQHIQVIDVETRPGQADMYNLTVEQLHTYYVVAGTAPILVHNSTCSVTMSSAIGDDSLLTKAAQQAGKNQAVQRDLDNLFSQLANGNMNPGIGSKALAGTDVTYARGANGGRLFFRNADGGVQIVGKSDKGNESKVIGRLMQLYGQ, from the coding sequence ATGACAGCGAGGGCACGGACGTGCATCCGGCGCAGAGTCGCCCTGACGGTTTCCGCCGTACTGGTCGGCACCCTGATCCAGGCGGCGGTGGCCGAGCCCGCCGCAGCAACCGACATCAAGGTTCCCGCCTCGGAGAAGCCGTTGACCGGGCACAGCGTCAAGCCACTGCCGCGAGTCTCGGACCATCAGCCACGCGCGCCGAAGTCCGCGCCCAAACGGGCCTGGGCGAAGGCCGGTTCTGCGACTGTCACACTGCGATCTCAAACAGGGATCACAGCCGTCCGGGCAGGTGACCTGCCGATCTCCCTGGCCGCCACTCCTCCGGCCAAGGGCAAGAAAGCCACGGCCCGTACATCCCTGACCGGTACGGCCACGGTGCGTGTGCTGGACCGTAAGAGCACCGAACGCGCCGGTGTGGACGGAGTGTTGTTCTCCGTGCGGCCCCAGACTGGGACGAAGGGAGACTCGGTCGGTGTCAGCGTGGACTACTCGAAGTTCGCGCAGGCGTACGGCGGCGCGTATGCGGCGCGGCTCAAGCTGATCCGGCTGCCCGCGTGCGCGGCGACCCACCCCGGCACCGCAAAGTGCTCCACCGCGCAGACGATCCCCACCCACAACGATGTGAAGGCGAAGACCCTCACGGCCGCCGCGGTGCCGTTGTCAGCAGCGGACAGCAGCGGCAGTGCGGCCACGACGCTGCTGGCGGCGACCACCGGTACGTCAAGCGACCAGGGTGACTACAAGGCCACCGAGCTCTCGGCCTCCTCCGCGTGGCAGACCAACCTGAACACCGGGGACTTCAGCTGGTCGTACGACATGCCCGTGCCCGAGGTACCGGGCTCCTTCACCCCGCAGGTGGGTCTGTCGTACGCCTCCGGGACCGTGGACGGCCGTACGGCGAACACCAACAACCAGGCCTCCTGGGCAGGCGACGGATTCAGCCTGTGGCCCGGCTTCATCGAGCGCAGCTACAAGTCGTGCGCCGACGACGGGGTGAAGAACGCTGACGGCACCAAACCGGGCGACCTGTGCTGGGCGTACGACAACGCGACGCTGTCGTTCAACGGGCACTCCGGTGAGCTGATCGCAACGGGCAAGAACACCTTCAGGATCAAGGGCGACGACGGCACCAAGGTCGATCGCGTCTACGGCGCGGACACCAACGACGTCCGGTCCAACAATGCTCGCAACGACGAGTACTGGCGGGTCACGACCACGGACGGCACCCAGTACTTCTTCGGCTACAACCGGCTTCCGGGCTGGACATCCGGCAAGTCGGAGACGAACTCGGCTTGGACCACGCCGGTCTTCGGCAACGACGAATCTGACCCGTGCCACGCTGCCACATTCGCCGGCTCGTGGTGTCAGCAGGGCTGGCGATGGAACCTGGACTACGCCGTCGACACCCACGGCAATGCGATCGCCTATTACTACAACAAGGAGGGAAACTACTACGCCCGGAACCGGACAGCGGCCGATGAGACCCCCTATGACCGCGGCGGGTCTCTGGACCACATCGACTACGGCCTGAAGTCCGCGTCCATGTACGGGGCGGCGCTGGCCAAGGTGGATTTCACCTCCCTTGAGCGCTGCCTGCCCGAAACAGGCGTCACCTGCGACGCCTCGACGATCGACGACAAAAAGTTCTACTGGTACGACACCCCGTGGGACCTGAACTGCAAATCCGGCGCCGACTGCTACACCGCCAGCCCCTCGTTCTGGACCCGCAAGCAGCTCAGCGCGGTTACGACCAAGGTCCTGCAGTCGGACGGCACGTACCAGGCAATCGACTCCTGGGCCCTCAACCACCGTTGGGGCATGTCGGACATCGACTACCAGTTGCTGTTGGAGTCCATCCAGCACACCGGCAAGGCGGCCACCCCAGAGATCACCCTGCCCAAGGTCGCCTTCGCCTACGACCAGCGCACCAACCGTCTCAAGACAGCCGGGGACGACACGTCCGCGTTCATCAAGGAGCGCCTGTCCGGGATCTCCGACGAATCCGGCGGCCAGGTGTCGGTGCAGTACTCCGCAGCGGCTTGTGACGCCTCCAGTTTGCCGAAGCCCGAGACGAACACGACCCGGTGCTTCCCCGCCTATTACACCAAGGAAGGCGATGCGGATCCGACCCTGCAATGGTTCAACAAGTACGTGGTCGACTCGGTCACCGAGACCGACCGCACCAAAGCCTCCCCGGAGATGGTCACTCGCTACAGCTATCTCGACGGAGCGGCCTGGCACTACGACGACGATGACGGTCTGACCAAGGAGAAGTACAAGACCTGGTCAACCTGGCGTGGCTATGCCCATGTGCGGGTTCAGACCGGCGGCCAGGACCCGGTCGGGATGAAGTCGCAGACCGACCACTACTTCTTGCGCGGTATGGACGGCGACAAGGCGGCTCCGGCCGGCGGCACCAAATCCGTCACCGTGTCCGACGACAACGGCGGGACCATCACCGACCACGAGTCCGCAGCCGGCTTCGAGTACAAGACGGAGCAGTACAGCGGCCCTGGTGGCAGGCTCCTGGGCAAGACCGTCAGCACTCCGTGGCACCACCAGACCGCGGTACGTCTCCGTATCTGGGGCAGCGCCACCGCCAACCTGACCGGCACCGCTTCCACCCGCACCTGGACCTCCCTGGACGATGGCGCAGGCAGCAAGTGGCGCACCACCTATCAGACGAATGCCTTCGAGGACACCGCCGGACGCATCACCCAGACCGACGACTTCGGCGACGAATCCATCTCAACGGACAACCAGTGCACGCGTACCACCTACGTCGACAACACCAGCGCCTGGATCCTCGACGGCCCCTCCCGGGTGGAATCCGTCGCGGTCAAATGCGCGGACACCCCGGACCGCTCCAAGGACGTCGTCGTCGACATCCGCAATGCCTACGACGGGCAGGCCTACGGAGCCGCCCCCACCAAGGGCGACGCCACCCGTACGGCGACGCTGAAGTCCCATGACGGGACCACCGCGACCTACACCGAGGCAGGCGCGACCTACGACAGTTACGGTCGCCAGAGTTCCGCGACGGACATCACCGGCACGGTCACCGCGACGGAGACCACCGCGCCGGTACGTGCCGACCGCACCGGGGGACTCACCACTACGACGGCCTACACGCCGACGGCAGGCTTCCCCACCGGCTCCACCATCACCATCACCCCGGCCTCCGTAACGGGAAACACAGCCACCGCACAGACCACCACGACCACGTACGACACCGTCAGGGGCCTCCCCCTCACTGTGGTGGACACCAACATCAAGCGCACCGACACCACGTACGACGCGCTCGGCCGCAAACTCAAGGTCTGGCTGCCCAACCGCTCCAAGGCCAACAGTGAGACCCCGAACTACGAGTTCTCCTACACCATCACCGACGGCAAGCCGTTCGCGGTGGGTACGACCACCCTGTACGGAACGGGCCGCAAAACCTCCTACACCCTCTACGACGGCTTCCTCCGCCCCCGCCAGACCCAGGCTCCGGGACCGGACGGCGGCCGACTGATCAGCGACACCTTCTACGACGAACGCGGCCTGACCACCAAGGCCTTCGCCCCGTACTACAACACCAGCGCCCCCTCCACGAGCCTGCTGACCCTGGATGAAGCGCTGGCGGTGGAGACACAGACCTGGAACGCCTACGACGGTCTCGGCCGCGTCACCAAATCGCAGCAGATCGCAGGCAACGGCGACAACGGCACGGTCCTGTCGACGACCGTCACCGCCTACGGGGGCGACCGGGTCACCGTGACCCCGCCCAAGGGCGCCACTCCGACTACGACCATCACGGATGCCCGCGGCAACACCACCGACCTGCTCCAATACCACGCCGCCACACCGACAGGCGCCTACGATCAGACGCACTACGAGTACAACCCGGCCGGCAAGCTGACCAAGCTCACCGACCCGGCAGGCAACGTCTGGAAGTACGAATACGACCAGCGCGGCAACCAGAAGCTGGCAGCCGACCCGGACAAGGGCACCGCGACGTCGGAGTACGACGACCGCAACCAACTGGTCTCCACCACCGACAGCCGCGGCAAGAAGATCACGCACATCTACGACGGTTTCGGTCGGGAGACCGAAACCCACGACGGCGACGCCTCCGGAACCCTGCTGACTATGCACGTCTGGGACCCGAGCGGCTTCAAGGGCCAGCTGTCCACCGCCACTCGCTACGTCGGCGGGGCGAGCGGTTACGCCTACACCACCACCTACAGCCAGTACGACGCCCTCTACAGGGCGCGCCGCACCACGGTCACGATTCCCGACTCCGAAGGCACCGGGCTCAAGGGCTCCTACCAGACAAACGTCGGCTACAACATCGACGGCACCGTGGCGTCGGTCGGCTACCCGGCCGCGGGCAGCCTGACCGCCGAGGCCGTGACTCCCGTCTACGACGACGTGCTGCGCCCCAAGACCCTCTCCGGCAGCGGCGGTCTCACCTACGTCACCAACACCGTCTACAGCTACACCGGCAAGGCGATGCAGTACACGTACAAGGCCGCCGGAGCTGCGAAGACGGACATCTACAACGCATACGAGTGGGGCACCCAGCGGCTCCACAGCTCCAGCGTGTACCGCGACGGAATGGCGGGCACCGACAAGTCGGCAACGTATGGCTACGACGAGGCCGGCAACATCACCTCCCTCTCGGACGTCTCCCGCGACGGCACCGACAACCAGTGCTACACCTACGACTATCTCGGCCGCCTCACTGATGCCTGGGCCCAGAACACCACCACCTGCGCCACGACCCCGTCGGCTTCGGTGCTCGGGGGCCCGGCCCCGTACTGGCAGTCGTACACCTACGACCTCAGCGGCAACCGGCTCACGGAAACCCAGCACGACGCCACCGGCGACACGGCCAAGGACGTCAAACGCGGTTACAAGTACCCGGCCGCAGGCGGCAAGCAGCCCCACATCCTGACCCAGGTCGACACCACAGGTCCCAACGGCGTCTCCCAGGACGGCTACACCTACGACAGCGCGGGCAACACACAGACGCGCACCCTCAGCGGTGACAAGCAGACCCTCACCTGGGACGCGGAAGGCCACCTCGCACAGGTGAGCAAGCCCGACGGTAGCGGCGGCACCAAGACCACCTCATACGTCTACGACGCCGACGGCAACCGCCTGATCACCCACACCGACACGGACACCACGCTCTACCTCGGCGGCACCCAGATCACCCTGGCCAAAAATGCCACCACACCGAAGGCGACCCGCTACTACGACCTCGGCGACGGCAACCAGGCCATCCGCACCGACGACAACAAGCTCAGCTTCCTCATCGGCGACCACCACGGCACATCCGAACTCGCCATCAACGCCACCGACCTGACCCTGCAGCAGCGCCGCTCCACCCCCTTCGGCGCCGCACGAGGCAAGGCACCGACAAACTGGCCGGGCGACAAGGGCTTCGTCGGCGGCACCCAGGACACCAGCACCGGCCTGACCCACCTCGGCGCCCGCGACTACGACCCCGCCACCGGCCGATTCCTGTCCGCCGACCCGGTGCTGGACGCGGCGGACCCGCAGCAGATCAACGGCTACAGCTACAGCAACAACAGCCCCGTCACCCGCTCCGACCCCACCGGGCTCGAAAGCTGCGGCCCGAGCAATCCCGGCTGCTCCCAGGACAACATCGCCAGCATCAACAAGACCGGTAGGTACAAGTCCTCCAACAAAGACACCAATACCAAAACAACCACCGGCAGTAAGTCCGGAGTGAAAACGGCCAAGGACGGCCAGCCGCTCATCCAGGGGATCAGACTCCCCACGAAAAAAGAACTCGTGGCCCGCTACGCCATCCTCGACCCGCGCCACACCACCTACAGCCAGTACCTGGCCCGCTTCGCCACGGATCTGTGCTACATCCGCGACGACAAGAACGGCGGCTTCTGCGACACGGCTGAACGAGCAGGCCTGCTGCCCGGCCCCCAGAACGACCCGTGGGGCGTCAAGGCCACCATCCACTGCATCACAGGACGCGGCGACTGCGCCGAAGCGGCCGTCGAAGACGTGATCACCGTGGCCACGCTGGCGTGGGGGTCCGTCAGCAGGGGGCTCCTGGCGCGTGGTGCGTCGAGAACGGTCGTAGCGGAGGCCGAGGAAAGCGCCACGGTGGCGATGCTGAGAGAGGCATGCAGCTTCACCCCGGCCACACCGGTCCTGCTGAAAAACGGCAAGACGAAACCCATAGGCAAAGTGAAACCCGGCGACCAGGTCGCAGCGGCCGACCCTCAGACCGGTAAGCGCAAGGGAGCGCGGACCGTTACGGCTCGCATCGTTCACCGCGACAACGACCTCGTCGACGTGACGATCCGCAGCGCCGATGGCCGGAGTGCCACCCTCCACGCCACGTCCAACCACCCCTTCTGGGACGACACCACGCACACCTGGGTCCTCGCCGGCAGCCTCCGGCCCGGCCACACCCTCAACACGGCCACCAACCAGCACATCCAGGTCATCGACGTCGAGACCCGGCCCGGTCAGGCCGATATGTACAACCTCACCGTTGAGCAACTGCACACGTACTATGTGGTTGCCGGGACGGCGCCGATCCTGGTGCACAATTCCACGTGTAGCGTGACGATGTCGTCTGCGATTGGCGATGACTCATTGCTGACGAAAGCCGCGCAGCAAGCCGGAAAGAATCAGGCGGTCCAGCGGGATCTGGACAATCTATTCAGTCAGCTTGCCAATGGAAACATGAATCCCGGCATCGGATCGAAGGCCCTCGCGGGGACTGACGTCACCTATGCGCGAGGAGCTAATGGTGGGCGTCTGTTCTTCCGAAATGCCGACGGTGGGGTGCAAATCGTAGGCAAGTCGGATAAGGGAAACGAGTCCAAAGTTATCGGAAGGTTGATGCAACTCTATGGCCAGTAG